AACGTGCGGTCCTGGTCGTCCATCAGCACCAGTTCGCCCTCGGCATTGAAGCGGGCGGCGGCGCGGGCATGCTGGAGCAGCAGCAGGGCCGTCAGGCCCATCACTTCGGGCTCGGTCTGGAACAGGCGCAGCAACAGCCGCGCCAGCCTTATCGCCTCCTCGCACAGCGGCGCGCGGTTGGCGATCTCGGTGGCACCGGCGGAGTAACCTTCGTTGAAGACGAGATAGACCATGGCGAGTACGGCTGCGACCCGTTCCGAGCGCTCGACCGGACCCGGCGCCTCGAACGGCACGTCGGCATTGGCGATGCGGGCCTTGGCGCGGGTGATGCGCTGCTCCATGGCGCTTTCACCGACAAGGAAGGCACGCGCGATCTGCTTGACCGACAAGCCGGAGACGATGCGCAGGGCAAGCGCCACCTGCTGCGTCGCCGGCAGGTCGGGATGGCAGCAGATGAACAGCAGGCGCAGGATGTCGTCGCGATAATGCTGGCCATCGAGCCGTTCGGCGATATCGGCCTCGGCGTCGTCGAGGTCGGATACCAGCTCTTCGGCCGGCAGCGGCGCCTGCTTGCTCTGGCGGCGTGCGGCGTCGATGCCGGAATTGCGGCCGACGAAGATCAGCCAGGCGGCCGGATCACGCGGCGGCCCCTTCTCCGGCCAACTGCGCAGGGCGCGCAGGCAGGCCTCCTGGAACGCTTCTTCCGCAGTGTCGAGGTTGCGGAAATAACGCAGCAGGGCCGCCAACGCCTGAGGCCGGGCGGAAGAAAGTGCCGTGTTGATCCAGGCCGGGTCGGTCATACTGCCTCTTTTCCGGGGAAAAATGCGCCGATCGGGCGCAGTTCGTAAGAGCCGCCGCCAGGATTGGCTTCCGCCAGGTCCTTGGCCACGGCAACGGCATCGTCGAGCGTTGCACAGTCGACGACGTAGAAACCGAGAAACTGCTCCTTGGTTTCGGCGAAGGGCCCGTCGATGACCAGCGGTTCGTCCTTGGTCTTGCGCAAGGTGGTGGCGGCCGTCGTCGGCATCAGCCGGGCGACCGGTCCGAGCCTGCCCTGGTCGCGCAGCTTGCCGGTGACGACCTGCAGGCGCGCCATCACCTCGTCGTCCTGCTCCTTGGACCAGGCGCAGACGACGTCTTCGTTGTTGTAGCAAAGGATGGCGTAGAGCATCTTTTCAGTTCCTTCATGACTAGGACGCGCGAGTATGCGCAATTCCGACAGGGCGTCGGCAACTTTTTTTGCCGTGCGCGAGGACCAATGCCTTCGGCCGCCGTGACGGCTTGTGAAAAGCCGGGAGAGGTGCAGATATGACGCCGGTTTGGTGCCTGCAAGGTGCCGGCGAGGTTGGAGGACCACCGATGAAAAACGCCGAAATTTCACAGCGCAAGATGCAGACCATCGCTCGCGGCGTCGGCATGACGACGCAGGTCTATGCCGACCGCGCCGAGAACTCCGAAATCTGGGATGTCGAAGGCCGCCGCTACATCGACTTCTCCTCCGGTATCGCCGTGGTCAACACCGGCCACCGCCATCCGCGCGTCATCGAGGCGGTCAAGGCGCAGCTCGACCGCTTCACCCACACCTGCCACCAGGTCGTGCCCTATGAGAGTTATGTCAGGCTCGGCGAGAGGCTGAATACAATCGCCCCGATGAAGGGCGACAAGCGTACGATCTTCGTGACAACTGGCGCGGAAGCGGTCGAAAACGCCATCAAGATCGCCCGCAACGCCACCGGCCGCCAGGCTGTCATTGCTTTTGCCGGTGGCTTTCACGGCCGCACCTTCATGGGCATGGCGCTGACCGGCAAGGTGCAGCCTTACAAGGCAGGCTTCGGTGCCATGCCAGGTGATGTCTTCCACGCGCCTTTTCCAGTGCCGCTGCATGGCGTAACGGTGGCCGATGCGCTGGCAGCGCTCGACCGGCTGTTCAAGGCCGACGTCGATCCGGCCCGGGTCGCCGCCATCATCATCGAGCCGGTGCAGGGCGAAGGCGGCTTCTATGAGGTGCCGCGTGACTTCATGACGGCGCTGCGCAAGATCTGCGACCAGCACGGCATGCTCCTCATCGCCGACGAAGTGCAGACCGGCTTTGCCCGTACCGGCAAGATGTTCGCCATGAATCATCACGACGTCGCCCCCGATCTGATGACGATGGCGAAGAGCCTCGCCGGCGGCTTCCCGCTCGCCGCCGTCACCGGCCGGGCCGAGCTGATGGACGCGCCCAATCCGGGCGGCCTCGGCGGCACCTATGGCGGCAGCCCGATCGGCGTCGCGGCGGCGCATGCCGTGCTCGACGTCATCGAGGACGAGAAGCTCTGCGACCGCGCCAACCAGCTCGGCGCGCGGCTCAAGCAGCGGCTGGAATCGCTGCGCGACGAGGTGCCCGAAATCACCGACATCCGCGGCCCCGGTTTCATGAACGCGGTCGAGTTCAACGACGTGAAGACCAAACTGCCGTCGGCCGACTTCGCCAACGCCGTCAGGCTCAAGGCGCTCGACAAGGGCCTGATC
The nucleotide sequence above comes from Aminobacter aminovorans. Encoded proteins:
- a CDS encoding RNA polymerase sigma factor, producing the protein MTDPAWINTALSSARPQALAALLRYFRNLDTAEEAFQEACLRALRSWPEKGPPRDPAAWLIFVGRNSGIDAARRQSKQAPLPAEELVSDLDDAEADIAERLDGQHYRDDILRLLFICCHPDLPATQQVALALRIVSGLSVKQIARAFLVGESAMEQRITRAKARIANADVPFEAPGPVERSERVAAVLAMVYLVFNEGYSAGATEIANRAPLCEEAIRLARLLLRLFQTEPEVMGLTALLLLQHARAAARFNAEGELVLMDDQDRTLWNKALIDEGLALIDKAMRHRRPGPYQIQSAIAALHARAARPEDTDWAEIDLLYSVLESMTPSPVVTLNRAVAFAKLRGPEAALKLIEPLAPKLSGYFHFFGVKGGLLMQLGRSEEAREAFDRAIALANTAAEAAHIRMHLDRLSAPSPTSVKATAKAPSRQLQ
- a CDS encoding YciI family protein, with protein sequence MLYAILCYNNEDVVCAWSKEQDDEVMARLQVVTGKLRDQGRLGPVARLMPTTAATTLRKTKDEPLVIDGPFAETKEQFLGFYVVDCATLDDAVAVAKDLAEANPGGGSYELRPIGAFFPGKEAV
- a CDS encoding 4-aminobutyrate--2-oxoglutarate transaminase; the protein is MKNAEISQRKMQTIARGVGMTTQVYADRAENSEIWDVEGRRYIDFSSGIAVVNTGHRHPRVIEAVKAQLDRFTHTCHQVVPYESYVRLGERLNTIAPMKGDKRTIFVTTGAEAVENAIKIARNATGRQAVIAFAGGFHGRTFMGMALTGKVQPYKAGFGAMPGDVFHAPFPVPLHGVTVADALAALDRLFKADVDPARVAAIIIEPVQGEGGFYEVPRDFMTALRKICDQHGMLLIADEVQTGFARTGKMFAMNHHDVAPDLMTMAKSLAGGFPLAAVTGRAELMDAPNPGGLGGTYGGSPIGVAAAHAVLDVIEDEKLCDRANQLGARLKQRLESLRDEVPEITDIRGPGFMNAVEFNDVKTKLPSADFANAVRLKALDKGLILLTCGIHGNVIRFLAPITIQDDVMTEALDILEASIREVRA